In one Leptospiraceae bacterium genomic region, the following are encoded:
- a CDS encoding cell division protein ZapA → MAKSLKKTIVEIFGSQYTISGDMEEDYIRHLADYVHERMSELSKALPSAKEKQLAVLTALNIADELFQAEEELKPKDEIPPLYVEKTRKLIMLLDKGLIGEDGKIN, encoded by the coding sequence ATGGCAAAGTCCCTTAAAAAAACTATTGTTGAGATCTTCGGATCGCAATATACCATAAGCGGCGATATGGAAGAGGATTATATCCGCCATCTCGCTGATTATGTCCATGAAAGAATGAGCGAGTTATCAAAAGCACTTCCTTCAGCAAAAGAGAAACAACTCGCTGTTCTTACTGCTTTAAACATTGCTGACGAACTATTTCAAGCCGAAGAAGAACTAAAACCTAAAGATGAAATTCCCCCGCTTTATGTAGAAAAAACCAGAAAATTGATTATGCTTCTCGATAAAGGCCTGATAGGGGAAGACGGGAAAATTAATTAA
- the rplT gene encoding 50S ribosomal protein L20, whose product MARAINGTIHKNRRNKVLKAAKGFRGGRSKLYRTAKSAVMKAGQWAYRDRRAKKREFRALWIIRINAAARENGISYSRLMANLKKLNIELDRKALATLAYTDKEAFAALAEKAKQAA is encoded by the coding sequence ATGGCAAGAGCAATAAACGGAACCATACATAAAAATAGAAGAAATAAAGTCTTAAAAGCTGCTAAGGGGTTTAGGGGCGGAAGATCAAAGCTTTACAGAACTGCAAAAAGTGCAGTGATGAAAGCTGGCCAATGGGCTTATCGTGATAGAAGAGCTAAAAAAAGAGAATTTCGCGCACTCTGGATTATCAGAATTAATGCTGCTGCCAGAGAAAATGGAATCTCTTATTCCAGGTTAATGGCGAATCTGAAAAAACTGAATATTGAACTGGATCGAAAAGCGCTGGCTACACTGGCTTACACTGACAAAGAGGCCTTTGCTGCTCTGGCCGAGAAAGCAAAACAAGCAGCCTAA
- the rpmI gene encoding 50S ribosomal protein L35 translates to MPKLKTNRSAAKRFKFTKSGKVKRASAFMRHILSKKSPKKKRTLRGTSVLSECDEKEVIKLLPYGGK, encoded by the coding sequence ATGCCTAAATTAAAAACCAATCGATCCGCTGCGAAGCGTTTTAAATTTACAAAAAGTGGAAAAGTAAAGAGAGCAAGTGCATTTATGAGGCACATTCTTTCAAAAAAATCTCCTAAGAAGAAAAGAACTCTTAGAGGTACTTCAGTTCTTAGCGAATGCGACGAAAAAGAAGTAATCAAACTATTGCCTTATGGAGGGAAATAA
- a CDS encoding translation initiation factor IF-3: MHKRSNKSNEKINVPKINEQLSIYPKVRLVTEAGAEIVSYDIAIQKAREANLDLVEVSSSQEIPVCRIIDYGKYRFEQIKKIKEAKKRQHTITIKEIKIRPRIDSHDYEIKKRQAIDFLGKGDKLKITLRFKGREMAHTEIGMTLISKLVDELKEYGVAEKSPSQEGRAIVVLINPKT; this comes from the coding sequence ATGCACAAAAGGTCCAATAAAAGTAATGAAAAAATAAATGTACCGAAAATTAACGAACAACTTTCTATTTATCCAAAGGTAAGGCTTGTTACTGAGGCCGGAGCAGAGATTGTTAGCTACGATATTGCCATACAAAAAGCAAGAGAAGCAAATCTGGATCTCGTTGAGGTTTCGTCTTCGCAAGAAATACCTGTTTGTAGGATAATTGATTACGGAAAATACCGTTTTGAGCAGATAAAGAAAATAAAAGAAGCTAAAAAACGCCAACATACGATTACAATCAAAGAGATAAAGATTCGACCGAGGATAGATAGTCACGATTATGAGATAAAAAAACGGCAGGCTATAGATTTCCTGGGGAAAGGAGATAAGTTAAAAATTACACTCCGCTTTAAAGGTCGTGAAATGGCTCATACTGAAATTGGAATGACTTTAATTTCCAAGTTAGTAGATGAGTTGAAAGAATATGGAGTTGCTGAGAAATCTCCCAGCCAGGAAGGGCGTGCAATTGTTGTACTAATTAACCCAAAAACATAA